The genomic window TTGTCCAGAACAGTGCTTCCTCTTGCTCGGCCAGCATCTCTTCGATCCTGGCCATGTCATCGCTGGTTTTGCGGATCGAGGCATTTGCGCGTTCGGTGACATCGACGATGATTTCGGTCCGGTCCGAGGTCGGAAAGAACTGCTGCTCGACCAGCCGCATGCCGCCGACCGAAAGCGCAAAGGCGGCCATCGTGATGGCGATGGTCAGCCATTTGTGCCGCATTCCCCACAGCAGCAGCCGGTGGAACCGCTGCCGCAGCCAACCCGGCTGGCCATTGTGATGTTTCATCTGCGCCGGTAGCAACGTGACCCCCAGCAGTGGCGCAAACAGAACCGCAACGATCCAGCTGACCAGCAGCGACACCGCGATGACCACGAACAGGGAAAAGGTGAATTCGCCCGCCGCCGAACTGTTCAGCCCGATGGGAATGAAACCCGCAACGGTGACCAGGGTGCCGGTCAGCATAGGAAAGGCGATGGATGTCCAGGCATAGCTGGCCGCGCGGCCCAGATCCTCGCCCAGTTCCAGCCGCGAGATCATGGTTTCAATGGCGATCATCGCGTCATCGACCAGAAGCCCCAGCGCAATGATCAGCGCCCCCAGCGAGATGCGTTGCAAGGTGATGCCGTAAAGATCCAGGATGACAAAGGTGATTGCCAGCACCAGCGGAATGGTCAGCGTGACGACGAAGCCCGCGCGCAGGCCAAGGCTGACGAAGCTGACCAGCAGCACGATGGCCACCGCCTCGGCCAGGGCCTTGACGAAATGGCCCACGGCCTCGTCGACGACATGGGGCTGATCGGCGAACTTGGCCATTTCGATGCCGATGGGCAGACCGCGGGCGACCTGGGTCATCAGCTCATCGACCTGTCGGCCGAATTCCAGGATATTGCCGCCGTCGCGCATGCCGATCTGTAGCCCGATGGCTTCCTTGCCGTTATAGCGGAACAGGGCGCTCGGCGGATCCTCGTAGCTGCGGCGCACCGTTGCCACATCCCCGATGTTGAAGAAACGATCGCCCACCCGCAGGTTCACCGCCGCAATCGCGGCAGCGTCGTCGAACTGGCCGCCCACCCTGACCAGAACCTGCTCCGGCCCGGCCTGCACGATGCCCGAAGGCAAGATCGCATTCTGCTGGGCCAGTGTCTGGACCACCTGATTGTGATTGAGCCCCAGTGCCGCCAGCCTGGCCGACGAAAACTCGAGATAGATTTCTTCCTTGCGCACGCCCAGCAGGGCGGTTTTTCCGGCCATGGGCAATGCCTGGACCTGCTTGCGGATATCCTCGACGCGGTCGCGCAACTCGCGCTGGGTAAAGCCGTCAGCGGTGAAGGCATAGATGTTGCCGAACACGTCGCCGAAATCGTCGTTGAACTGAAAGCCCTGAAATTCCCGAGGAAATTCTGGCCTTATGTCCGACATCATGTTGCGGACACGCTTCCAGACCTCGGGCACCTGGGGTCCGCGGATGGTCGGATCAAGTTCCAGATAAACCACCGCCTGCCCGGGCATGGTGACCGAGCGGGTGAATTTCAGCTCGTCCAGTTCCTCGAGCTTGGTTTCGATGCGGCTGGTGACCTGATTCAATGTCTCCTCGACGGTAGCACCGGGCATCGACGCACTGATCACCATGATCTTTATGGTGAAATTGGGGTCTTCTTCGCGTCCCAGCCGCAGATAGCTGATGGTGCCCGCGATCATCGACACGATCAGCAGGAACCACACCAGCGAACGGTGATGCAGCGCCCAATCGGACAGGTTGAAACGGCGTTCGTTCATGGGGTTACGCTCCGCCCGACGGGCTGGCCCTCGCTCAGCGAATGGATGCCGCGAATAACGATTTCATCGCCGGGGCGCAGCCCGTCAGTAACGGCGACCTGCGCGGCGTCGGTCGGCCCGGCCGTCATGATCGGGCGCAACCGCACGATCGCCGGGTCGTTCTTACGCTCGACCACCCAGACATGGGGGGCACCATCACGCTGCAGGATCGCTGCGCCGGGCACCACGACCTGGGATGCCGCATCCATGCGGGGACGCGCCCGGATCAGGGCGCCTAGGCGGATCCGGGCATTGTCGGGCAGCGCCAGATGCACCCGCCGCGTCCGGGTGGCTGCATCTGCCATCGGTTCGATCTGGGTCACGTTGGCCTGCAATACCTGTCCGGGATCGGATTCGGACCAGACGTCGTAGACATCGCCCTGCGCAACGCCCGAGATGGTTGCATCCGGCAAATCGATCACCGCCTCGAGCCCGGTTTCGCTGGACACCCGCAGCACAGGCTCGCCCGCGCTGACCACGGCGCCGGGATTGGCGAAAATCGCGCTGACCACCCCGTCAAAGGGCGCACGCAAGGCGGCATAGCCTTGCGTGTCCAAGGCCCGGACCAGCTGGGACTGGGCCTGCCGCTCGGCCGCCTCGGCCGCCGACAGCGCCTGTTCGGCCTGTTCCAGCTGCGCCTGCGGCGCGACATTGCGCTGCGCCAGTTCGCGGGTGCGCTGCGCGGCTGCCTGCGCCGTCAGCAGATCCGCACGGGCGGCTTCGACTGCGGCGCGGGCCGCGCGCACATTTCCTTCCAGATCCTCGGGATCCAGCGTGGCCAGTATCTCGCCCTGCTTGACCATGTCGCCAATATCGACATTGCGCGCCGTCATCCGGCCCAGGGTCTGAAATCCCAAGGTCACCTCGTTTCGGGCAGCAATCACCCCGGGGATGGGATGCTGCAACATGATATTGCTGTTCACGATCAGGCTGGCCACCGGACGCGGCGGCGGTGCTGGCGGCGTGTCGGCTTCGGACCAGGGCCAGGTAAAGGCGGGTGTGGCAGTGGCCGTCGCGACTGTCATCACCATCGACAAGATCAGGGCGGGGATCATGGAGTCAGGCTTGCTTTCTGGGCTGCGTCGCGAACCTTCCGGCCAGGAAACAGCAGTTGCGATCCGGCGCCGACGACAATCTGGCCCGGGTCCACGCCGTCAGTCAGGATAACGGTTTCGTTGGTATATCGTCCGATGCTGACCGGCGCCAAACGGACGCGATCATCTTCCCCTACGATCCAGACCGCAGAGCCCTGTCGGGTCGCAGTCAGCGCGGTCCAGGGAATTGCAATGCCGGTGCCCGCCGGGAAATGGACCGCACCGGTTACAGCAGCCCCGAGCAACCCGGTGTCGCGCGGGGCCTGCCGAATTTCGGCGCGCACCGTGACCGAGCCGGTTGCGGGGTCGATCAGCGGTGCGATCTCGGTGACCTTGCCGGTCATCTGCAGATTGGGTCGGTCAATCACCGTCAGACTGACTTCGGCCCCGATGGCGTTGCGCAACAGGGGGGAATCCGCAATCTGGAACACCGCCTCGCGCCCCTCTGCCGATGCCAGCGATATCACCGGCTGCGCCGCACCCACGATCTGGCCGGGCTCGGCATTGCGGGCGATCACGATCGCATCCTGAG from Paracoccus sp. SMMA_5_TC includes these protein-coding regions:
- a CDS encoding efflux RND transporter periplasmic adaptor subunit, with translation MEFVQVERTNLTFDAALTGSIYAKDSVSIGFRMGGRVTEVMVREGDAVTQGQALARTDPLQQEQGVRVAEAALRAAQASLAQAQQARDRAQEMLRRGVGTRAALDNANRAFSSASGGVEQAQTSLEQARRALDDTVIRAPQDAIVIARNAEPGQIVGAAQPVISLASAEGREAVFQIADSPLLRNAIGAEVSLTVIDRPNLQMTGKVTEIAPLIDPATGSVTVRAEIRQAPRDTGLLGAAVTGAVHFPAGTGIAIPWTALTATRQGSAVWIVGEDDRVRLAPVSIGRYTNETVILTDGVDPGQIVVGAGSQLLFPGRKVRDAAQKASLTP
- a CDS encoding efflux RND transporter permease subunit produces the protein MNERRFNLSDWALHHRSLVWFLLIVSMIAGTISYLRLGREEDPNFTIKIMVISASMPGATVEETLNQVTSRIETKLEELDELKFTRSVTMPGQAVVYLELDPTIRGPQVPEVWKRVRNMMSDIRPEFPREFQGFQFNDDFGDVFGNIYAFTADGFTQRELRDRVEDIRKQVQALPMAGKTALLGVRKEEIYLEFSSARLAALGLNHNQVVQTLAQQNAILPSGIVQAGPEQVLVRVGGQFDDAAAIAAVNLRVGDRFFNIGDVATVRRSYEDPPSALFRYNGKEAIGLQIGMRDGGNILEFGRQVDELMTQVARGLPIGIEMAKFADQPHVVDEAVGHFVKALAEAVAIVLLVSFVSLGLRAGFVVTLTIPLVLAITFVILDLYGITLQRISLGALIIALGLLVDDAMIAIETMISRLELGEDLGRAASYAWTSIAFPMLTGTLVTVAGFIPIGLNSSAAGEFTFSLFVVIAVSLLVSWIVAVLFAPLLGVTLLPAQMKHHNGQPGWLRQRFHRLLLWGMRHKWLTIAITMAAFALSVGGMRLVEQQFFPTSDRTEIIVDVTERANASIRKTSDDMARIEEMLAEQEEALFWTTYVGRGAPRFVLSMDVPTPGPYMGQIVIQTPDLAARDRLKAKLVDFGQRELIGTDLYVKNLEIGPPVGKPVQYRVSSPDPDLARDVARDLAAVLATEPRLKDISLDWNEPARVVRLQLNQDQLRRVGLTHEDIAGALSGTFNGRPITQLRDGIFLINVLARGSDASRESLESIQNLQLATPSGSPIPLAALGTLEYATEQPLILQRDGIPTVTVKAAIASKDQPATLVAALAERVADFQAGLPPEVRVVVGGTVETSAESQQPIAAVVPVMLLIMALLVMMQMQSFRLSLIVFAAAPLGLIGVVAALLPFGVPMGFVAILGILALIGILIRNSVILVHEIQVLIAKGHSRWNAVFEASDSRARPILLTAAAASLALIPISRQVFWGPMAYAMMGGIIAGTLVTLIFVPALYCAIFGVRPPSGDPMPGTEDRARAAADE
- a CDS encoding efflux RND transporter periplasmic adaptor subunit translates to MIPALILSMVMTVATATATPAFTWPWSEADTPPAPPPRPVASLIVNSNIMLQHPIPGVIAARNEVTLGFQTLGRMTARNVDIGDMVKQGEILATLDPEDLEGNVRAARAAVEAARADLLTAQAAAQRTRELAQRNVAPQAQLEQAEQALSAAEAAERQAQSQLVRALDTQGYAALRAPFDGVVSAIFANPGAVVSAGEPVLRVSSETGLEAVIDLPDATISGVAQGDVYDVWSESDPGQVLQANVTQIEPMADAATRTRRVHLALPDNARIRLGALIRARPRMDAASQVVVPGAAILQRDGAPHVWVVERKNDPAIVRLRPIMTAGPTDAAQVAVTDGLRPGDEIVIRGIHSLSEGQPVGRSVTP